A stretch of Henckelia pumila isolate YLH828 chromosome 4, ASM3356847v2, whole genome shotgun sequence DNA encodes these proteins:
- the LOC140863874 gene encoding uncharacterized protein isoform X2 — protein MEKRGSGSVSRELQCVGRLEIARPKPAGFLCGSIPVTTDEFHDVSSVALVPSIHTVEAPRYQMIPTETDLNALPLLSSIPDRVLPIAAAQSRTSNDSKWQDEPIVSSLVRKGEALAVSGLVEYGDEIDVIAPTDILKQIFKIPYSKARVSIAVHRVGQTLILNAGPDAEEGETLIRRHSHQPKCVDQSLFLNFAMHSVRMEACDCPPSHNSSSDENFRSSNYPDRHMSSDGSLRSLDHLAHGHTSLGSDGIRGKSYVRNQDFKSDEKEKSFWGKKNKRHTDLDGVSEVSEVKEKPRHPVQESEKYRRAGEDAFLRMLFWQFHNFRMLLGSDLLIFSNEKYAAVSLHLWDVSRKVTPLTWLEAWLDNFMASVPELAICYHQDGVVQGYELLKTDDIFLLKGVSDDGTPAFQPHVVQQNGLSVLRFLEENCKQDPGSYWLCKSAGEDVIQLFDLSVLPQTHGTDRCHDSAGSLPSLLYRGRSDSILSLGTLLYRIAHRLSLSMSPDNRARCYRFFKKCLSFLDEPNHLVVRALAHEQFARLLLSYDEDLELTSEMFPGEPEVTIANAEEESFVLINGLSATSVQSMVNPPVKEVEPPENALHLQNFVRENSTEISSSENIYSFENGVVSGAGVADEKQSVGGNTEFVVSNISKTSGDVVETASDPLSSKLAAIHHVSQAIKSLRWTRQLQTARPELNIENVFEDDLPSSMDFSVCACGDSDCIEVCDIREWLPTSKIDDKLLRLVLLLGESYLALGQAYKDAGQLCQTLKVVELACLIYGSMPQDTRFISSMVCSSATLPEIKGRSENMKSFMGDFCLTFDGLSSNYLFWSKAWTLVGDVFVEFYLMKGQETSRQAERKHSTKDLKMSSEVLKEVERLKKKMSQYNQNCSSCSLINCSCRSDRASSGSSASSSTRDRRSSGYGRKQSKISQGSPNLQVGKYGDDIKKLDQNNSFKSENLKRHKNDPRNETCRILDGMKEINLEATRSEREMGSVEKVNEGSVQKDGSSETSIKGEHAAKRGGIFKYLRGSIFGDVDSTLSVTLNCYEEAGKAMEGLPASSAELQSVVKKKGWVCNELGRIRIERKDLGKAETAFLKAIDAFRQVEDHINIILINCNLGHGRRSLAEDMVSRIESLKKHTRFRSAYLHALDTAKLQYSEALRYYGAAKTELTTIAEKTSPVSTGLKNEVSTQLAHTYLKLGMLLARENTVGELYENYVLEDYTSSSPIQTQREHRKHEISANDAIREALSLYESLGDLRRQETAYAHFQLACYQRDCCLRFLESDQMNNFAKGENSVVQKVKQYASLAERNWQKSMDFYGPKTHPVMYLTILIDMSALSSSLSDYLHSTSLLDSALTRLLEGHHLSEEASPSLNDQNPEVCAKFWSQLQMLLKSMLAASRPTKTNKFPSNIQQSPSGKSSDAKKLSELYRMSLKSADFRQLSTMHRLWTS, from the exons ATGGAGAAACGAGGCTCGGGCTCGGTCTCACGGGAGCTGCAATGCGTGGGGAGACTGGAAATCGCGAGGCCCAAGCCCGCGGGCTTTCTGTGTGGATCCATACCTGTGACCACCGATGAATTTCATGATGTCTCCTCGGTCGCCCTTGTTCCTTCTATCCATAC GGTAGAGGCTCCAAGGTATCAGATGATTCCTACAGAAACGGATCTGAATGCACTtcctttactttcaagtattccAGATAGAGTACTCCCGATTGCAGCTGCACAGTCGAGGACAAGCAATG ATTCAAAGTGGCAAGATGAGCCAATTGTGTCAAGTCTTGTGAGGAAAGGTGAAGCACTTGCCGTGTCTGGTTTGGTTGAGTATGGAGATGAGATTGATGTAATCGCCCCGACTGATATattaaaacaaatatttaagaTACCATACTCCAAGGCTCGAGTGTCAATAGCAGTTCACCGTGTTGGACAGACGCTTATCCTGAATGCTGG GCCTGATGCTGAAGAGGGAGAAACACTTATTCGAAGACATAGTCATCAGCCAAAATGTGTAGATCAGTCATTGTTTCTGAATTTTGCTATGCATTCAGTAAGAATGGAGGCTTGTGATTGCCCACCTAGTCACAATTCTTCGTCAGATGAGAATTTTAGATCATCTAATTATCCTGATCGACACATGTCAAGTGATGGCTCACTTCGATCTTTGGACCATCTGGCACATGGACATACATCCTTAGGGAGTGATGGTATTCGAGGGAAAAGCTATGTCCGTAATCAGGACTTCAAGTCGGATGAAAAGGAAAAATCTTTTTGGGGGAAGAAGAATAAGAGGCATACAGATCTTGATGGTGTCAGTGAGGTCTCAGAAGTTAAAGAAAAGCCGAGGCACCCTGTGCAAGAATCTGAAAAGTACCGAAGAGCTGGTGAAGATGCATTTTTAAGGATGCTGTTTTGGCAGTTTCACAATTTCCGTATGCTTCTCGGTAGTGACTTGCTCATCTTTAGTAACGAAAAATACGCTGCCGTGAGCTTGCACTTGTGGGATGTGTCAAGGAAG GTCACCCCATTAACCTGGCTTGAAGCTTGGCTTGACAACTTTATGGCCAGTGTTCCAGAATTGGCCATTTGCTATCATCAGGATGGTGTTGTTCAAGGTTACGAACTACTGAAAACGGATGATATTTTTCTTCTAAAGGGTGTCTCTGATGATGGAACTCCAGCTTTCCAGCCCCATGTCGTCCAACAGAACGGACTTTCTGTTTTGAGGTTTCTTGAGGAAAACTGCAAACAAGATCCTGGTTCTTACTGG CTTTGTAAAAGTGCTGGAGAAGATGTCATCCAACTGTTTGATCTGTCTGTCCTTCCCCAAACACATGGTACTGATCGTTGTCATGATAGCGCCGGTTCTCTGCCATCTTTATTATACAGAGGGAGAAGTGATTCAATACTCTCATTGGGAACTCTACTGTACAGAATCGCACATAGACTTTCACTCTCTATG TCTCCTGATAACAGGGCGAGGTGCTATAGGTTTTTCAAAAAATGTCTCAGTTTCCTGGATGAGCCAAATCATCTA GTTGTACGTGCACTTGCGCACGAACAATTTGCTAGGCTCCTCTTAAGTTATGATGAAGATTTGGAGTTGACATCTGAAATGTTCCCGGGTGAGCCTGAAGTTACCATTGCCAACGCCGAAGAAGAATCCTTTGTCTTGATAAATGGGCTGTCTGCTACAAGTGTCCAAAGTATGGTTAATCCCCCTGTTAAAGAAGTTGAACCACCTGAAAATGCACTACATCTGCAAAATTTCGTAAGAGAAAATTCAACTGAGATATCATCCAGTGAGAACATATATTCATTCGAAAACGGAGTAGTATCGGGTGCTGGAGTGGCAGATGAGAAACAGTCCGTTGGTGGAAACACTGAATTTGTGGTCTCTAATATTTCTAAAACCTCTGGTGATGTGGTGGAGACTGCTTCTGATCCATTATCCTCCAAGCTGGCTGCAATACATCATGTCTCTCAAGCCATCAAATCTCTCCGATGGACTCGTCAGCTGCAAACTGCCAGACCTGAACTGAATATTGAAAATGTATTTGAGGATGATCTACCTTCGTCAATGGACTTTTCTGTTTGTGCCTGCGGGGACTCTGACTGTATTGAAGTTTGTGATATTCGTGAGTGGCTCCCTACATCAAAAATAGATGATAAACTGTTAAGACTTGTCCTTTTGCTTGGAGAATCCTATTTGGCCCTCGGCCAGGCTTATAAGGATGCTGGCCAGCTGTGTCAAACCTTGAAGGTTGTAGAATTGGCTTGTTTAATTTATGGATCAATGCCACAAGACACGAGATTTATCTCTTCCATGGTTTGTAGCTCGGCAACGCTGCCAGAAATTAAAGGTAGAAGTGAAAATATGAAGTCTTTCATGGGTGACTTTTGTTTGACCTTTGATGGCTTATCTTCTAATTACCTCTTCTGGTCCAAGGCTTGGACTCTTGTTGGGGATGTGTTTGTCGAGTTTTACTTGATGAAAGGACAAGAAACCTCAAGGCAGGCAGAAAGGAAACACAGCACGAAGGACTTGAAAATGTCATCCGAAGTATTAAAGGAGGTTGAAAGGCTGAAGAAGAAAATGAGTCAATATAATCAGAATTGTAGTTCCTGTTCTTTGATAAATTGCAGCTGTCGGAGTGACAGGGCCAGTAGTGGGAGCAGTGCTAGCAGCAGCACCAGAGATAGACGGTCATCGGGTTATGGCAGAAAGCAGAGTAAAATATCACAAGGCAGCCCCAATTTACAAGTTGGCAAATACGGTGATGATATTAAAAAATTGGACCAGAACAACTCTTTTAAAAGCGAAAATTTGAAGCGCCACAAAAATGATCCAAGGAATGAAACATGTAGGATTTTAGATGGTATGAAGGAAATAAACTTGGAAGCGACCAGATCTGAAAGAGAAATGGGTTCAGTGGAGAAGGTTAATGAAGGGTCAGTGCAAAAAGATGGTTCATCGGAGACCTCCATTAAAGGAGAGCATGCTGCAAAACGTGGCGGTATATTTAAATACCTGAGGGGTTCAATATTTGGAGATGTAGATTCTACTCTCTCTGTTACCCTGAACTGCTATGAAGAAGCTGGAAAAGCTATGGAAGGACTTCCTGCGAGTTCAGCTGAACTACAATCTGTAGTTAAGAAGAAAGGATGGGTGTGCAATGAACTTGGACGAATCAGGATAGAAAGGAAAGATCTGGGCAAAGCTGAAACTGCTTTTCTCAAAGCAATTGATGCGTTTAGACAAGTTGAGGACCACATCAATATCATCTTGATCAACTGCAATTTAGGTCATGGACGCCGCTCCTTAGCAGAAGATATGGTGTCAAGGATTGAAAGTCTCAAGAAACACACTAGATTCCGAAGTGCATATTTGCATGCCCTTGATACCGCCAAATTACAATACAGTGAAGCACTAAGGTATTATGGTGCCGCAAAAACAGAACTAACTACAATTGCTGAAAAAACTAGTCCTGTCTCCACCGGTTTGAAGAATGAAGTGAGCACGCAGCTTGCCCATACATATCTGAAGCTTGGCATGCTATTGGCCAGAGAAAATACTGTTGGCGAGCTTTATGAAAATTATGTGCTAGAAGATTACACTAGTTCTTCTCCGATACAAACTCAGAGAGAGCATAGGAAACATGAAATATCGGCAAATGATGCAATCAGGGAAGCTTTGTCGCTATACGAATCACTGGGTGACTTGCGAAGACAAGAGACTGCATATGCTCACTTTCAACTGGCTTGTTATCAAAGAGATTGTTGCTTGAGGTTTTTAGAGTCGGATCAAATGAACAATTTTGCAAAAGGTGAAAACAGTGTAGTTCAAAAGGTAAAGCAGTATGCTTCCCTGGCCGAAAGGAATTGGCAGAAGTCCATGGATTTCTACGGGCCAAAAACACACCCTGTAATGTATCTGACTATTCTTATTGATATGTCAGCTTTGTCGTCAAGCCTCTCAGATTACCTTCACTCTACTTCG CTGCTTGACTCTGCTCTAACTCGGCTGCTTGAAGGGCACCATCTATCTGAAGAAGCATCACCATCACTAAATGACCAAAATCCAGAGGTTTGTGCTAAATTTTGGAGTCAGCTGCAAATGTTGTTGAAGAGTATGTTAGCCGCATCACGGCCCACCAAAACAAACAAATTTCCATCCAACATTCAGCAATCTCCATCTGGTAAATCTTCAGATGCTAAAAAGCTCTCTGAGCTATATAGAATGTCATTGAAGTCCGCTGATTTTCGCCAGTTGTCAACGATGCATAGGTTGTGGACATCATAA
- the LOC140863874 gene encoding uncharacterized protein isoform X1, with protein sequence MEKRGSGSVSRELQCVGRLEIARPKPAGFLCGSIPVTTDEFHDVSSVALVPSIHTVEAPRYQMIPTETDLNALPLLSSIPDRVLPIAAAQSRTSNDSKWQDEPIVSSLVRKGEALAVSGLVEYGDEIDVIAPTDILKQIFKIPYSKARVSIAVHRVGQTLILNAGPDAEEGETLIRRHSHQPKCVDQSLFLNFAMHSVRMEACDCPPSHNSSSDENFRSSNYPDRHMSSDGSLRSLDHLAHGHTSLGSDGIRGKSYVRNQDFKSDEKEKSFWGKKNKRHTDLDGVSEVSEVKEKPRHPVQESEKYRRAGEDAFLRMLFWQFHNFRMLLGSDLLIFSNEKYAAVSLHLWDVSRKVTPLTWLEAWLDNFMASVPELAICYHQDGVVQGYELLKTDDIFLLKGVSDDGTPAFQPHVVQQNGLSVLRFLEENCKQDPGSYWLCKSAGEDVIQLFDLSVLPQTHGTDRCHDSAGSLPSLLYRGRSDSILSLGTLLYRIAHRLSLSMQSPDNRARCYRFFKKCLSFLDEPNHLVVRALAHEQFARLLLSYDEDLELTSEMFPGEPEVTIANAEEESFVLINGLSATSVQSMVNPPVKEVEPPENALHLQNFVRENSTEISSSENIYSFENGVVSGAGVADEKQSVGGNTEFVVSNISKTSGDVVETASDPLSSKLAAIHHVSQAIKSLRWTRQLQTARPELNIENVFEDDLPSSMDFSVCACGDSDCIEVCDIREWLPTSKIDDKLLRLVLLLGESYLALGQAYKDAGQLCQTLKVVELACLIYGSMPQDTRFISSMVCSSATLPEIKGRSENMKSFMGDFCLTFDGLSSNYLFWSKAWTLVGDVFVEFYLMKGQETSRQAERKHSTKDLKMSSEVLKEVERLKKKMSQYNQNCSSCSLINCSCRSDRASSGSSASSSTRDRRSSGYGRKQSKISQGSPNLQVGKYGDDIKKLDQNNSFKSENLKRHKNDPRNETCRILDGMKEINLEATRSEREMGSVEKVNEGSVQKDGSSETSIKGEHAAKRGGIFKYLRGSIFGDVDSTLSVTLNCYEEAGKAMEGLPASSAELQSVVKKKGWVCNELGRIRIERKDLGKAETAFLKAIDAFRQVEDHINIILINCNLGHGRRSLAEDMVSRIESLKKHTRFRSAYLHALDTAKLQYSEALRYYGAAKTELTTIAEKTSPVSTGLKNEVSTQLAHTYLKLGMLLARENTVGELYENYVLEDYTSSSPIQTQREHRKHEISANDAIREALSLYESLGDLRRQETAYAHFQLACYQRDCCLRFLESDQMNNFAKGENSVVQKVKQYASLAERNWQKSMDFYGPKTHPVMYLTILIDMSALSSSLSDYLHSTSLLDSALTRLLEGHHLSEEASPSLNDQNPEVCAKFWSQLQMLLKSMLAASRPTKTNKFPSNIQQSPSGKSSDAKKLSELYRMSLKSADFRQLSTMHRLWTS encoded by the exons ATGGAGAAACGAGGCTCGGGCTCGGTCTCACGGGAGCTGCAATGCGTGGGGAGACTGGAAATCGCGAGGCCCAAGCCCGCGGGCTTTCTGTGTGGATCCATACCTGTGACCACCGATGAATTTCATGATGTCTCCTCGGTCGCCCTTGTTCCTTCTATCCATAC GGTAGAGGCTCCAAGGTATCAGATGATTCCTACAGAAACGGATCTGAATGCACTtcctttactttcaagtattccAGATAGAGTACTCCCGATTGCAGCTGCACAGTCGAGGACAAGCAATG ATTCAAAGTGGCAAGATGAGCCAATTGTGTCAAGTCTTGTGAGGAAAGGTGAAGCACTTGCCGTGTCTGGTTTGGTTGAGTATGGAGATGAGATTGATGTAATCGCCCCGACTGATATattaaaacaaatatttaagaTACCATACTCCAAGGCTCGAGTGTCAATAGCAGTTCACCGTGTTGGACAGACGCTTATCCTGAATGCTGG GCCTGATGCTGAAGAGGGAGAAACACTTATTCGAAGACATAGTCATCAGCCAAAATGTGTAGATCAGTCATTGTTTCTGAATTTTGCTATGCATTCAGTAAGAATGGAGGCTTGTGATTGCCCACCTAGTCACAATTCTTCGTCAGATGAGAATTTTAGATCATCTAATTATCCTGATCGACACATGTCAAGTGATGGCTCACTTCGATCTTTGGACCATCTGGCACATGGACATACATCCTTAGGGAGTGATGGTATTCGAGGGAAAAGCTATGTCCGTAATCAGGACTTCAAGTCGGATGAAAAGGAAAAATCTTTTTGGGGGAAGAAGAATAAGAGGCATACAGATCTTGATGGTGTCAGTGAGGTCTCAGAAGTTAAAGAAAAGCCGAGGCACCCTGTGCAAGAATCTGAAAAGTACCGAAGAGCTGGTGAAGATGCATTTTTAAGGATGCTGTTTTGGCAGTTTCACAATTTCCGTATGCTTCTCGGTAGTGACTTGCTCATCTTTAGTAACGAAAAATACGCTGCCGTGAGCTTGCACTTGTGGGATGTGTCAAGGAAG GTCACCCCATTAACCTGGCTTGAAGCTTGGCTTGACAACTTTATGGCCAGTGTTCCAGAATTGGCCATTTGCTATCATCAGGATGGTGTTGTTCAAGGTTACGAACTACTGAAAACGGATGATATTTTTCTTCTAAAGGGTGTCTCTGATGATGGAACTCCAGCTTTCCAGCCCCATGTCGTCCAACAGAACGGACTTTCTGTTTTGAGGTTTCTTGAGGAAAACTGCAAACAAGATCCTGGTTCTTACTGG CTTTGTAAAAGTGCTGGAGAAGATGTCATCCAACTGTTTGATCTGTCTGTCCTTCCCCAAACACATGGTACTGATCGTTGTCATGATAGCGCCGGTTCTCTGCCATCTTTATTATACAGAGGGAGAAGTGATTCAATACTCTCATTGGGAACTCTACTGTACAGAATCGCACATAGACTTTCACTCTCTATG CAGTCTCCTGATAACAGGGCGAGGTGCTATAGGTTTTTCAAAAAATGTCTCAGTTTCCTGGATGAGCCAAATCATCTA GTTGTACGTGCACTTGCGCACGAACAATTTGCTAGGCTCCTCTTAAGTTATGATGAAGATTTGGAGTTGACATCTGAAATGTTCCCGGGTGAGCCTGAAGTTACCATTGCCAACGCCGAAGAAGAATCCTTTGTCTTGATAAATGGGCTGTCTGCTACAAGTGTCCAAAGTATGGTTAATCCCCCTGTTAAAGAAGTTGAACCACCTGAAAATGCACTACATCTGCAAAATTTCGTAAGAGAAAATTCAACTGAGATATCATCCAGTGAGAACATATATTCATTCGAAAACGGAGTAGTATCGGGTGCTGGAGTGGCAGATGAGAAACAGTCCGTTGGTGGAAACACTGAATTTGTGGTCTCTAATATTTCTAAAACCTCTGGTGATGTGGTGGAGACTGCTTCTGATCCATTATCCTCCAAGCTGGCTGCAATACATCATGTCTCTCAAGCCATCAAATCTCTCCGATGGACTCGTCAGCTGCAAACTGCCAGACCTGAACTGAATATTGAAAATGTATTTGAGGATGATCTACCTTCGTCAATGGACTTTTCTGTTTGTGCCTGCGGGGACTCTGACTGTATTGAAGTTTGTGATATTCGTGAGTGGCTCCCTACATCAAAAATAGATGATAAACTGTTAAGACTTGTCCTTTTGCTTGGAGAATCCTATTTGGCCCTCGGCCAGGCTTATAAGGATGCTGGCCAGCTGTGTCAAACCTTGAAGGTTGTAGAATTGGCTTGTTTAATTTATGGATCAATGCCACAAGACACGAGATTTATCTCTTCCATGGTTTGTAGCTCGGCAACGCTGCCAGAAATTAAAGGTAGAAGTGAAAATATGAAGTCTTTCATGGGTGACTTTTGTTTGACCTTTGATGGCTTATCTTCTAATTACCTCTTCTGGTCCAAGGCTTGGACTCTTGTTGGGGATGTGTTTGTCGAGTTTTACTTGATGAAAGGACAAGAAACCTCAAGGCAGGCAGAAAGGAAACACAGCACGAAGGACTTGAAAATGTCATCCGAAGTATTAAAGGAGGTTGAAAGGCTGAAGAAGAAAATGAGTCAATATAATCAGAATTGTAGTTCCTGTTCTTTGATAAATTGCAGCTGTCGGAGTGACAGGGCCAGTAGTGGGAGCAGTGCTAGCAGCAGCACCAGAGATAGACGGTCATCGGGTTATGGCAGAAAGCAGAGTAAAATATCACAAGGCAGCCCCAATTTACAAGTTGGCAAATACGGTGATGATATTAAAAAATTGGACCAGAACAACTCTTTTAAAAGCGAAAATTTGAAGCGCCACAAAAATGATCCAAGGAATGAAACATGTAGGATTTTAGATGGTATGAAGGAAATAAACTTGGAAGCGACCAGATCTGAAAGAGAAATGGGTTCAGTGGAGAAGGTTAATGAAGGGTCAGTGCAAAAAGATGGTTCATCGGAGACCTCCATTAAAGGAGAGCATGCTGCAAAACGTGGCGGTATATTTAAATACCTGAGGGGTTCAATATTTGGAGATGTAGATTCTACTCTCTCTGTTACCCTGAACTGCTATGAAGAAGCTGGAAAAGCTATGGAAGGACTTCCTGCGAGTTCAGCTGAACTACAATCTGTAGTTAAGAAGAAAGGATGGGTGTGCAATGAACTTGGACGAATCAGGATAGAAAGGAAAGATCTGGGCAAAGCTGAAACTGCTTTTCTCAAAGCAATTGATGCGTTTAGACAAGTTGAGGACCACATCAATATCATCTTGATCAACTGCAATTTAGGTCATGGACGCCGCTCCTTAGCAGAAGATATGGTGTCAAGGATTGAAAGTCTCAAGAAACACACTAGATTCCGAAGTGCATATTTGCATGCCCTTGATACCGCCAAATTACAATACAGTGAAGCACTAAGGTATTATGGTGCCGCAAAAACAGAACTAACTACAATTGCTGAAAAAACTAGTCCTGTCTCCACCGGTTTGAAGAATGAAGTGAGCACGCAGCTTGCCCATACATATCTGAAGCTTGGCATGCTATTGGCCAGAGAAAATACTGTTGGCGAGCTTTATGAAAATTATGTGCTAGAAGATTACACTAGTTCTTCTCCGATACAAACTCAGAGAGAGCATAGGAAACATGAAATATCGGCAAATGATGCAATCAGGGAAGCTTTGTCGCTATACGAATCACTGGGTGACTTGCGAAGACAAGAGACTGCATATGCTCACTTTCAACTGGCTTGTTATCAAAGAGATTGTTGCTTGAGGTTTTTAGAGTCGGATCAAATGAACAATTTTGCAAAAGGTGAAAACAGTGTAGTTCAAAAGGTAAAGCAGTATGCTTCCCTGGCCGAAAGGAATTGGCAGAAGTCCATGGATTTCTACGGGCCAAAAACACACCCTGTAATGTATCTGACTATTCTTATTGATATGTCAGCTTTGTCGTCAAGCCTCTCAGATTACCTTCACTCTACTTCG CTGCTTGACTCTGCTCTAACTCGGCTGCTTGAAGGGCACCATCTATCTGAAGAAGCATCACCATCACTAAATGACCAAAATCCAGAGGTTTGTGCTAAATTTTGGAGTCAGCTGCAAATGTTGTTGAAGAGTATGTTAGCCGCATCACGGCCCACCAAAACAAACAAATTTCCATCCAACATTCAGCAATCTCCATCTGGTAAATCTTCAGATGCTAAAAAGCTCTCTGAGCTATATAGAATGTCATTGAAGTCCGCTGATTTTCGCCAGTTGTCAACGATGCATAGGTTGTGGACATCATAA